A stretch of Lathyrus oleraceus cultivar Zhongwan6 chromosome 6, CAAS_Psat_ZW6_1.0, whole genome shotgun sequence DNA encodes these proteins:
- the LOC127091037 gene encoding probable L-type lectin-domain containing receptor kinase S.5 — MFIFLFLFTLQIKTLTATRSTVNNPTTFSFISFSPESCNNGELLCMGSATSGNGCISLTPEPETQQSNSSGSMFGTSDIANKVGRVLYPHPVHVWPAIITTTFTLRVTPFLKNSTTSGDGIALVFAQDNRPSSNDSYGSYLGMFDRSTQDEGFRQIGVELDTFMNEFDPDGNHIGIVTTSITNPIAFSSINSTNVDLKSGRDVIVKVDYNGWSKTISVSIGYSNSQLKSVLNHSVNLPDIIPSSVYVGFTASTGKTFPETHQILNWFFTSVPLPVLSVKHSAIGKIKFALIIVLPVLVLVSLLSVIWEAWKKRYQKGDRNEDIESLSRTAADAPKMFGYKELSKATCKFSKENLVGRGGFGSVYKGFMVENGKTIAVKKISATSKQGEREFLAEICTIGRLRHKNLVQLQGWCNEGKNLLLVYDYMQNGSLDHFIGKDILDWQTRHKILTGLASALLYLHEECGNPVVHRDVKPNNVMLDSTYNAHLGDFGLARLLKNEDSVTTNLAGTPGYLAPEIGFTGKATPESDVYSFGMVILEVICGKRSKRVMEDNSLVDYVWNLHARNQILECVDQQLKDCFDVEEAKRGLMVGLACLHPDSLFRPKMRKVVHIFLNRNEPLMELPELRPTGVYVSVSCTSITDFVSRTDQLELQSLTTSMDNVPTCMKYDQ; from the exons ATGTTCATATTCTTATTTCTCTTTACCTTGCAAATCAAAACTCTAACAGCTACAAGAAGCACTGTGAATAATCCAACTACATTCTCCTTTATTTCTTTTAGTCCTGAAAGCTGCAACAATGGTGAATTGCTTTGTATGGGTTCAGCCACTTCAGGAAATGGTTGTATAAGTCTCACACCGGAGCCAGAGACACAACAAAGCAACAGTTCAGGTTCTATGTTTGGGACATCTGACATAGCTAACAAAGTGGGAAGGGTTTTGTACCCTCATCCAGTTCATGTTTGGCCGGCAATTATCACTACTACTTTCACTCTTAGGGTCACGCCGTTCTTGAAAAACTCGACCACCTCGGGTGATGGAATTGCATTAGTATTTGCACAAGATAACAGGCCTTCTTCAAATGATAGCTATGGTTCTTATCTTGGCATGTTTGATAGGTCTACACAAG ATGAGGGTTTTCGACAGATAGGTGTGGAGTTAGACACATTCATGAATGAATTTGATCCAGATGGAAATCACATCGGCATAGTCACGACAAGCATCACAAATCCAATTGCTTTTAGTAGTATCAATAGCACTAATGTTGATCTTAAAAGTGGACGAGACGTTATCGTTAAAGTTGATTATAATGGCTGGAGTAAAACGATTTCGGTCTCGATCGGATACTCAAATAGCCAATTAAAGAGTGTTCTCAACCATTCGGTTAATTTACCTGATATAATTCCAAGTTCAGTTTATGTTGGTTTTACAGCCTCAACCGGCAAGACTTTTCCCGAAACTCATCAAATCCTAAATTGGTTTTTCACATCCGTGCCATTGCCCGTTCTTTCTGTTAAACACAGTGCTATTGGAAAAATCAAGTTCGCGTTGATAATTGTTTTACCGGTTCTTGTGTTAGTTAGTTTACTTTCTGTTATTTGGGAAGCTTGGAAGAAAAGGTATCAGAAGGGTGACCGGAATGAGGACATTGAAAGCCTATCGAGGACGGCTGCAGACGCGCCTAAGATGTTCGGTTACAAGGAACTGTCAAAAGCTACTTGTAAGTTCAGCAAAGAAAATCTTGTGGGAAGAGGTGGATTTGGAAGTGTTTATAAAGGGTTCATGGTGGAAAATGGAAAAACCATAGCAGTAAAGAAAATTTCAGCAACCTCTAAGCAAG GTGAAAGAGAGTTCTTAGCTGAAATATGTACCATTGGTCGTCTTCGACACAAAAACTTAGTCCAACTCCAAGGCTGGTGCAATGAAGGCAAAAACCTTCTCTTAGTTTACGATTACATGCAAAACGGAAGCCTTGATCACTTCATAGGCAAGGACATTCTAGACTGGCAAACAAGGCACAAGATATTAACCGGATTAGCATCAGCATTACTTTACCTTCATGAAGAATGCGGAAATCCAGTAGTTCACAGAGATGTTAAACCTAATAACGTAATGCTTGATTCTACTTACAATGCTCATTTAGGCGATTTCGGACTCGCAAGGTTACTGAAAAACGAAGACTCAGTAACTACAAATTTAGCTGGAACACCAGGCTATTTAGCACCCGAAATAGGCTTCACAGGAAAAGCTACACCTGAATCAGATGTTTATAGTTTTGGTATGGTTATACTTGAAGTCATTTGCGGGAAAAGGTCGAAAAGGGTAATGGAAGATAATAGTTTGGTGGATTATGTGTGGAATTTACATGCTCGAAATCAAATTCTCGAATGCGTTGATCAACAACTGAAAGATTGTTTTGATGTGGAAGAAGCTAAAAGAGGTTTGATGGTTGGACTGGCGTGTTTGCATCCGGATTCATTGTTTAGGCCAAAGATGAGGAAAGTTGTGCATATTTTTTTGAATCGAAATGAACCTTTGATGGAATTACCCGAACTGAGACCTACTGGAGTTTATGTATCGGTTTCTTGTACATCAATCACAGATTTTGTGTCAAGAACTGATCAGTTAGAGCTTCAATCATTGACTACATCTATGGACAATGTTCCCACTTGTATGAAGTATGATCAATAG